The proteins below are encoded in one region of Phytoactinopolyspora mesophila:
- a CDS encoding RNHCP domain-containing protein, with protein MSSPTQRARRNRRPRSFRCLNCHLDVPADAPGTAHRNHCPTCLWSRHVDHIPGDRAAGCGARMEPIAITARRDGEWLLIHRCVQCDELHRNRIAGDDNAVILFELAVRPLARSPFPLAQLVRL; from the coding sequence ATGTCCAGCCCCACTCAGCGGGCACGGCGCAACCGCCGTCCCCGCAGTTTCCGCTGTTTGAACTGTCATCTCGATGTCCCGGCCGACGCGCCGGGCACCGCACATCGCAATCACTGCCCCACATGCTTGTGGAGCCGCCACGTCGACCACATCCCCGGTGATCGAGCCGCGGGTTGTGGCGCGCGTATGGAACCTATTGCCATCACGGCGCGGCGCGACGGTGAGTGGCTGCTCATCCATCGCTGCGTCCAATGTGACGAACTGCATCGGAACCGGATCGCCGGCGACGACAACGCCGTGATCCTTTTCGAACTAGCCGTGCGCCCGTTGGCCAGATCACCGTTCCCCCTGGCCCAGCTGGTGCGGCTCTAG
- a CDS encoding SRPBCC family protein gives MIDVTQQINDVRREIGTRVIEAGEARTVTISQTYDAAVDDLWDACTNPERLPRWFLPVSGDLRLNGTYQLEGNAGGTIEQCDPPHSFAATWEYGGAVSWIEVRFVPESAGRTRLELEHIAMEDEHWAEFGPGAAGIGWDLAFIGLALHVDTGDVVDHAAVEAWGASDDGRQFVLMSSERWREADVAAGTDEGTARQRAGRTAAFFTGASVDESSG, from the coding sequence ATGATTGACGTGACACAACAGATCAACGACGTACGCCGCGAGATCGGCACTCGCGTGATCGAAGCCGGTGAAGCACGCACCGTCACCATCAGCCAGACCTACGACGCCGCGGTGGACGACCTCTGGGATGCCTGCACCAATCCGGAAAGGCTGCCGCGCTGGTTCCTCCCCGTGTCGGGTGACCTCCGCCTCAACGGCACGTATCAGCTGGAGGGCAACGCCGGCGGCACGATCGAGCAGTGCGACCCTCCACACAGCTTCGCGGCCACCTGGGAGTACGGCGGCGCGGTGAGCTGGATCGAGGTCCGGTTCGTTCCAGAGTCCGCCGGTCGGACCCGGTTGGAGCTCGAGCACATCGCCATGGAAGACGAGCATTGGGCCGAGTTCGGTCCGGGCGCCGCCGGCATCGGCTGGGATCTCGCGTTCATAGGCCTAGCCCTGCACGTAGATACCGGCGACGTCGTCGACCACGCGGCGGTGGAAGCGTGGGGCGCCTCTGACGACGGCCGACAGTTCGTGCTGATGAGCAGCGAACGGTGGCGCGAGGCAGACGTCGCCGCCGGTACGGACGAAGGCACAGCACGCCAGCGCGCCGGCCGTACCGCCGCGTTCTTCACTGGTGCTTCGGTAGACGAGTCCAGCGGCTGA
- a CDS encoding metalloregulator ArsR/SmtB family transcription factor, whose amino-acid sequence MHAFDVLGDPVRRRILELLAEGEQTSGAVCSVIQQEFGITQPAVSQHLKVLRDAGFTTVRPDGARRLYSVSAEPLRDVDAWLDRFRQFWTPPLAALATELARGKRERRLRDAAAAGTSEPQRPEDEQNTSQGGSSND is encoded by the coding sequence GTGCATGCCTTCGACGTCCTCGGTGATCCGGTTCGTCGCCGGATCCTCGAGCTGCTGGCCGAGGGTGAACAGACGTCTGGGGCGGTGTGCTCGGTGATCCAGCAGGAGTTCGGCATCACCCAGCCTGCCGTGTCCCAGCATCTGAAGGTGCTGCGGGATGCCGGCTTCACCACCGTCAGACCGGACGGCGCACGCCGGCTCTACTCCGTCAGCGCCGAGCCACTGCGGGACGTCGACGCGTGGCTGGATCGTTTCCGGCAGTTCTGGACCCCGCCGCTGGCGGCGCTGGCCACCGAGTTGGCGCGGGGCAAGCGGGAACGGCGGCTGCGCGACGCCGCGGCGGCCGGAACTTCGGAACCGCAGCGCCCCGAAGACGAACAAAACACAAGCCAAGGAGGCTCATCCAATGATTGA
- a CDS encoding SigE family RNA polymerase sigma factor codes for MDTDGFTEFVANRGPALLRMALALTADRALAEDLVQEALARAVSRWGKLLRDGDPERYIRAVMLNETRSQWRRRARRHEVITDQVPEPAATDGTEHGVAHRIDMANVLKHLTPRQRAIIYLRYYEDVSVAETAALMKCSPGTVKRQSSDALKRIRRLAPELMPDNDAAEREVT; via the coding sequence GTGGACACTGACGGGTTCACCGAGTTCGTGGCGAACCGCGGGCCGGCCCTGTTACGGATGGCGCTGGCCCTGACCGCGGATCGCGCGTTAGCCGAAGATCTGGTTCAGGAAGCACTCGCCCGCGCGGTGAGCCGCTGGGGGAAGCTGCTCCGTGACGGCGACCCGGAGAGATACATCCGGGCGGTCATGCTCAACGAGACGCGATCGCAGTGGCGCCGCCGCGCTCGGCGGCACGAGGTGATCACCGACCAGGTGCCGGAACCAGCGGCGACCGACGGCACCGAACACGGTGTGGCGCATCGAATTGACATGGCGAACGTCCTCAAACACCTAACACCGCGCCAACGTGCGATCATCTACTTGCGGTATTACGAAGACGTCTCCGTAGCCGAAACAGCAGCCCTGATGAAATGCTCACCTGGGACGGTCAAGCGGCAGTCGTCCGACGCACTGAAGCGGATACGCCGTCTCGCGCCCGAACTGATGCCCGACAACGACGCGGCCGAGCGAGAAGTGACATGA
- a CDS encoding WhiB family transcriptional regulator, with the protein MTALIDITEVHAEDWFGQQESWRALAACRGMDTDLFYPEGRGSTLRKREEFAKDICATCPVSSQCREAAARQPERFGIWGGLTEGDRGWSRR; encoded by the coding sequence ATGACCGCATTGATCGACATCACTGAGGTGCATGCGGAGGACTGGTTCGGCCAACAGGAAAGCTGGCGGGCACTCGCTGCCTGCCGTGGCATGGACACGGATCTCTTCTATCCGGAAGGGCGTGGGAGCACGCTGCGCAAGCGCGAGGAGTTCGCCAAGGACATCTGCGCTACCTGTCCGGTCAGCTCACAGTGCCGCGAAGCCGCGGCCAGGCAGCCGGAGCGATTCGGCATCTGGGGCGGGCTCACTGAGGGAGACAGGGGCTGGTCACGCCGCTAG
- a CDS encoding tautomerase family protein translates to MPSIQIDLPLSVTPSAKQALAQRFGAIYAETMQVSMDLLTVSVHDLGDGGVWRCHQSSPPTPSALIMCDIRRGRSVETKATLAQSLIDTLVEMCDLNSLWVKVEFTQHSGEDMFHPHLGGFNVEWSGDERVELGPATRT, encoded by the coding sequence ATGCCTTCGATCCAAATCGACCTGCCGCTGTCCGTCACTCCTTCGGCGAAACAAGCCTTGGCGCAGCGTTTCGGCGCCATCTACGCGGAGACCATGCAGGTAAGCATGGACCTGCTGACGGTGTCCGTGCACGATCTCGGCGACGGAGGGGTGTGGCGCTGCCATCAGTCCAGCCCGCCCACGCCCTCGGCGCTCATCATGTGTGACATCCGGCGGGGTCGTTCCGTCGAGACCAAAGCCACCTTGGCGCAGTCGCTGATCGACACTCTCGTTGAGATGTGCGACCTGAACTCGCTCTGGGTCAAGGTCGAGTTCACTCAGCACTCAGGTGAGGATATGTTCCACCCGCATCTCGGTGGCTTCAACGTGGAATGGAGCGGAGACGAAAGGGTTGAGCTGGGGCCGGCGACGCGAACGTAG
- a CDS encoding AAA family ATPase encodes MRAVIVNGLPGSGKTTLAMALGEALGWPVFSKDRVKETLADTLGPPPPGYAARQWSQMLGAAAGETLWTLLADARPGAVLESPYLARLRRVVVAGLERAGIGEVVEVWCDVPVSVARRRYETRAASRHAVHDDARVDDEQWREWAEQAVPLELGMVCRVDTTGSVELIDLIERMGLDGARLGRRLPAVPNHPGK; translated from the coding sequence ATGCGGGCTGTGATCGTCAACGGGCTCCCCGGCTCGGGGAAGACAACTCTTGCGATGGCGCTCGGTGAGGCGCTGGGCTGGCCGGTGTTCAGCAAAGACCGGGTCAAAGAGACCTTGGCGGACACTCTCGGGCCACCACCGCCCGGATACGCTGCCCGGCAATGGAGCCAGATGCTCGGAGCGGCCGCGGGTGAGACACTCTGGACACTCCTGGCCGATGCCAGGCCGGGCGCCGTCCTCGAGAGTCCTTATCTGGCGCGGCTACGTCGGGTGGTGGTCGCTGGCCTGGAGCGGGCCGGCATCGGTGAAGTGGTGGAGGTGTGGTGCGACGTTCCGGTCAGCGTCGCTCGCCGCAGGTACGAAACGCGGGCCGCAAGCCGGCATGCCGTGCACGACGACGCGCGGGTAGACGACGAGCAGTGGCGCGAGTGGGCCGAGCAGGCGGTGCCGTTGGAGCTGGGCATGGTTTGCCGGGTAGACACCACTGGGTCGGTGGAGCTGATCGATCTGATCGAGCGGATGGGCCTGGATGGCGCCCGGTTGGGCAGGCGCCTGCCCGCGGTGCCGAACCACCCCGGCAAGTGA
- a CDS encoding MFS transporter — protein sequence MSTASEAPPSLWRNRDYTYFVFGHATSIFGNAMATVVLAFAVLAATGSLTNMGLVLAARIVPLVLFLLVGGVIGDRLPRRLVMVAANIVRASTQTLLALALLTGFIDLWVLLGLSFINGIGEAVFTPAYNSLTPSLVHPEKLSDANAFLNVLNSVANVAGPATAAVLVQFIAPASVLLIGAGCFVPSILALLIIRPAAQAKRVENTSVLTDLREGWRAFSAHTWLWTITVQFTMFNLVLWAPYLVLGPATADRHYGGAGPWGIVLALFGAGAAAGGLALMVRKPRRPLLVATIATFTWTAPCIAIALIAPIQVVVACAFIAGVSSALFNTLVITTVQRRVPPESLSRVMSYVTFGAYSVGPIGLAIAGPIAEATSIAVVLGVGVICQLTVNSIVLAVPSVRRLRS from the coding sequence ATGAGTACGGCCAGCGAAGCACCGCCCTCCTTGTGGCGGAACCGGGACTACACCTACTTCGTTTTCGGCCACGCCACTTCGATCTTTGGCAACGCGATGGCGACGGTTGTTCTCGCCTTCGCTGTTCTCGCCGCCACCGGGTCCCTGACGAATATGGGTCTTGTGCTGGCTGCCCGCATAGTGCCGCTCGTGCTGTTTCTCCTCGTCGGTGGCGTCATAGGCGACCGGCTCCCGCGGCGTTTGGTCATGGTCGCGGCCAACATCGTACGAGCCTCAACCCAGACCCTTCTCGCGCTCGCACTGTTGACCGGATTCATCGACCTGTGGGTGCTTCTCGGGCTCTCGTTCATCAACGGCATCGGAGAGGCGGTATTCACCCCGGCGTATAACAGCCTCACCCCATCCCTGGTGCACCCGGAGAAGCTCAGTGACGCGAACGCCTTCCTCAACGTACTGAACTCAGTGGCTAACGTTGCCGGGCCGGCCACCGCGGCCGTCCTCGTCCAATTCATCGCGCCTGCCAGCGTCCTGCTGATCGGTGCCGGTTGCTTCGTTCCGAGTATCCTCGCGCTGCTGATCATCCGGCCTGCAGCGCAGGCCAAACGGGTGGAAAATACAAGCGTGCTCACCGATCTCCGGGAGGGCTGGCGGGCATTTTCCGCGCACACGTGGCTGTGGACGATCACCGTGCAGTTCACCATGTTCAACCTTGTGCTGTGGGCGCCGTACCTCGTCCTTGGGCCCGCCACCGCCGATCGGCACTACGGAGGGGCCGGCCCCTGGGGCATCGTGCTGGCGCTCTTCGGCGCCGGCGCCGCTGCCGGCGGCCTAGCTCTCATGGTCCGCAAACCACGACGTCCGCTTCTGGTAGCCACCATCGCAACCTTCACCTGGACCGCCCCGTGTATAGCCATCGCGCTCATCGCGCCCATTCAGGTGGTCGTCGCGTGCGCGTTCATCGCCGGGGTCAGCTCGGCCCTGTTCAACACCCTCGTCATCACCACGGTGCAACGCCGGGTGCCGCCTGAGTCGTTGTCGCGGGTCATGTCCTACGTGACCTTCGGCGCATACAGTGTCGGCCCGATCGGCCTGGCGATCGCCGGGCCGATCGCGGAAGCGACGAGTATCGCCGTCGTCCTCGGTGTCGGCGTGATATGCCAGCTGACCGTCAACTCAATTGTCCTCGCCGTGCCTTCAGTGCGCAGACTCCGCTCGTGA